TCTGCCCGAGCTGCGCGGAGTTCAATTTCCGCAAGCGTGGTGAGCTGGCCGATCTGCACGGACGCACGGCGCTGCTCACTGGCGGTCGCGTGAAGATCGGGTACCAGGCCGGCATCAAGCTGCTGCGCGCCGGTGCCCATCTCATTGTCACCACGCGCTTCCCGCGCGATTCGGCGCAGCGCTACGCGGCCGAACCCGACTTCGAGCAGTGGAAGCATCGCCTCGAGATCTACGGGCTCGACCTGCGACACACGCCGAGTGTGGAGGCGTTCTGCCACCATCTCATGGAGACGCACAACCGTCTCGATTTCATCGTCAACAACGCCTGTCAGACCGTCCGGCGCCCGCCCGACTTCTACAAGCACATGATGGACCTCGAGCGAGCGTCGCTGTCGGACATGCCGGAGCCTGCGCGCAAGCTGCTGGGTGCCTACGAGGGCGTGCGCGGCTATCACCTGCTGCCTGAAGCCGGCGTCTCACGTGAGCAGGAGATGATCACCCCCGCCACGCTGCCCCGCGAACTCGCGGAGGTGGCAGGCATCACGCACGCCGCCGAGCTCTCGCAGGTGGCGCTCCTGGCCGAGGAGTATCAGGACCAGGCGCACCTGTTCCCCGAGGGTCGTCTCGACCAGGACCTGCAGCAGGTCGATCTGCGCGAACGCAACTCGTGGCGGTTGCTCATGCACGAGGTGCCAAGCGTGGAACTGCTGGAGGTGCAGCTGGTGAATGCCATCGCACCCTTCCTGCTTAATGCGCGACTCAAGCCCCTCATGATGCGCACGCCCGAACGCGACAAGCACATCGTGAACGTGAGTGCCGTTGAGGGCCAGTTCTACCGGAAGTTCAAGACCACGCGTCACCCGCACACCAACATGGCCAAGGCCGCGCTCAACATGATGACGCGCACGTCGGCGGCCGACTACGTCAACGATGGCATCCACATGAATGCCGTGGACACCGGCTGGGTGACGGACGAAGATCCCGTGCACATTGCCGCGCGCAAAGTGGAGGAGCATCGCTTCCATCCGCCGCTCGACATCGTCGATGGCGCGGCACGCATTGTCGATCCCATCATCGACGGGATCAACACCGGCCAGCATGTGTGGGGGAAGTTTCTCAAGGATTACAAGCCGACGGATTGGTAGGCGACCAACGAACCTATGACACGAAACCTGAACCCAAAACTCGGAACTGATCAGTTTTGAGTTTTGGGTTCAGGTTTCGTGTCCTGAGTCGCTCGCAGACTGCAAATGCTTGGTTACCACGTGAGCGACTTGAGATACCCGTAGTTCTCCCGCGCACTCGCCAGCTCATCCGCGCTCCCCTCCTGCTCCACAAAACACGGCTTCTTGTTCAGGTCCTTCACCTGCGCGAGAAACGCCCGCAGGTCGAAGCGACCCTTGGCCAGCTCCGTGTCACGTGTGGCGCCCGCCGCCACGTTCTTGAGGTGGAACGACCAGCAGCGATCGTGATGCTTGGCCAGAAAGGCCATCGGGTCGCCGCCGCCGAGCAGCATGTTGCCCACGTCGAGTTGAAAGCGCACCACCTTGGGATCGGTCTCGCGCAGGAACACGTCCATGGGCCGTTCACCCATGATGGGCTTCTCGTGATTGGGCTCGTTGTGCAGCGCCAGCCATACGCCGTTGCGACGCGCCACCTCACCGGCCACGTTGAAGCGATTGGCCCAGAGCCGCACGGCCTCAATGGAGCGATTGGCCTCGGCCGGCAGACTCGGCGCCACGAGATACTGATGCCCCAACTCCTTCGCTTCGGCCAGCCGCGCTTCCCATTCGGTGAGAATGGTTTCCGGCGCCATGTGCGCGGAGGGCGCCTTGAGCCCCGAAGCCTTGAGCGCGGCCTTCACCTGCTTTACCGAGCGATCGAAGTTCTTGAAGCTCCAGAGCAGCTCCACGTCGGTGTAGCCGATGGCGGCAATGGCATCGAGCGTGGCTTCCGGGTTGGCGCGCATCGCACCGCGCACCGCGTAGAGTTCGAGGCCAATGCGCTCGAGGCGGCCCGCGCCGCCCCAGTGATGTGGCACGCGGCGGGCGGCCAGTGCGGCGGCCGACAGGGCAAAGAAGTGACGACGGTCCATGCGCGAAACTACTGCCCGGGACGCCGAGCGCAATGCGTGACGCAATGCGCGCGATGAGCAGACAAACGGTGGGGGCCGCTCGCGCGTAATTTTCCGTTGCCCCTCAATCGGAGCCTGCATGTCCCGCCCGTCCCGCCGTATTCTCGCCCTGCCGGCAGCCCTCGCGCTGGCCATTCCATGTACCGTCTCCCTGTCCGCCCAGAACGGGCCCAGCAACGCCTCTCCGGCCGCTGGTGGCTGGGACCCGCAGCAGATCCTGCGCACGGAGGCCTTCGTCAAGCCGCCGGCCAACATCGAGCGCATGATCATGACGCCGCGCGTGGACATCAGCTTTACCAACCAGAGTCCCGACGGCACGCGCTTCCTGCGCGCCACCGGTGCGGACCGCGGTGACATTCTGGCCTACGGGGCGCCGCACATCTGGCTGGGCGGCCTGCAGATCGATACGCGCGCCAATCGGGCGCGCAGTCTCACCACCAGCACGCGCACGGGTCTGGTCATCGTTGAACCCGGCACGGGCCGCACCACCAGCGTGCAGGTCCCCTCGGGCGCCACCCTGTCGTCCCCCATCTGGTCGCCACGCGGCACTCACGTGGCGTTCATCGCCAATTTCCCGGGCGGCAGCTACGTGTATGTGGCCGACGCCAGCAGCGGACGCAGCACACGGCTCAGCGAGCGGCCCCTCCTGGCCACGCTCGTCACCGACATCGATTTCACGAGCGACGGGCGCTACGTGGTGGCCGTGCTGGTGCCCGGCAATCGCGGCCCGGCCCCCACACGCGGCGGTGATGACATTGAAGACGGCCCGCAGGTGCGCCTGACCGAGTCGCGCGCCGTGCCGCAGCCGGTGCACTTTTCGCTGCTGGCCGATCCGTACGACAAGGAGCGTCTCAAGTACCTCACCACC
This window of the Gemmatimonas sp. UBA7669 genome carries:
- a CDS encoding sugar phosphate isomerase/epimerase family protein: MDRRHFFALSAAALAARRVPHHWGGAGRLERIGLELYAVRGAMRANPEATLDAIAAIGYTDVELLWSFKNFDRSVKQVKAALKASGLKAPSAHMAPETILTEWEARLAEAKELGHQYLVAPSLPAEANRSIEAVRLWANRFNVAGEVARRNGVWLALHNEPNHEKPIMGERPMDVFLRETDPKVVRFQLDVGNMLLGGGDPMAFLAKHHDRCWSFHLKNVAAGATRDTELAKGRFDLRAFLAQVKDLNKKPCFVEQEGSADELASARENYGYLKSLTW
- a CDS encoding SDR family NAD(P)-dependent oxidoreductase, encoding MSETPPLPSSAQPDASSDPEVLAAQVAAATRLLEQLANDRAGLLDIPEDQRTRLLKAAGEVSRPDAILRRQMVKATKRQKKAERTEKIREAENQLQETGIRRLRRQTVFTTPNYLPPGSDAQDTVDEPEFREALEAQHCYVCKQEFTVLHHFYDQLCPSCAEFNFRKRGELADLHGRTALLTGGRVKIGYQAGIKLLRAGAHLIVTTRFPRDSAQRYAAEPDFEQWKHRLEIYGLDLRHTPSVEAFCHHLMETHNRLDFIVNNACQTVRRPPDFYKHMMDLERASLSDMPEPARKLLGAYEGVRGYHLLPEAGVSREQEMITPATLPRELAEVAGITHAAELSQVALLAEEYQDQAHLFPEGRLDQDLQQVDLRERNSWRLLMHEVPSVELLEVQLVNAIAPFLLNARLKPLMMRTPERDKHIVNVSAVEGQFYRKFKTTRHPHTNMAKAALNMMTRTSAADYVNDGIHMNAVDTGWVTDEDPVHIAARKVEEHRFHPPLDIVDGAARIVDPIIDGINTGQHVWGKFLKDYKPTDW